Proteins encoded together in one Lepisosteus oculatus isolate fLepOcu1 chromosome 2, fLepOcu1.hap2, whole genome shotgun sequence window:
- the LOC138225462 gene encoding trace amine-associated receptor 13c-like has protein sequence MNSTLSEIDTVEYCFEDMNKSCIKEHRTVGMKVAMYFVFGLTVLITIGGNLVVIISISHFKQLHSPNNFLVLSLATIDFLLGLIVLPFSMVRMVETCWYLGSFFCRLHTSFDNLLCTASIFHLCFIAIDRYYAVCEPLHYANKISIRVSCVFIIIGWILPVIYSFGMIYTKSNDQGLEDMVAILSCEGGCLLVFNKLWALLDAVTFFVPCFAMIGIYAHIFSVARNQARMIQIMENRIFSVDNSKKRTQQNREHKAAKTLGIVMGVFLICWVPYFTDETIDVYLNFATPSVVFDSLIWLGYLNSTFNPLIYALFYPWFRKALKLIVTCKIFHRNSSRIKLFIQSTSHLKYGPRLLGLREVSFSSCSWFPVAFRRRPGFVSQVLRDGTDGGGHDTARNRDGHIFSSRAFKNHVL, from the exons ATGAATTCAACATTATCGGAGATTGACACAGTAGAATACTGCTTTGAGGACATGAACAAATCCTGTATAAAAGAGCACAGAACTGTTGGTATGAAGGTAGCTATGTATTTTGTGTTTGGTCTTACAGTCCTTATTACAATTGGTGGAAATCTTGTTGTGATTATTTCCATCTCTCACTTCAAGCAGCTTCACTCACCAAATAACTTTCTTGTTCTTTCACTGGCAACCATTGATTTTCTCTTAGGTTTAATTGTTCTCCCATTTAGCATGGTCAGAATGGTTGAAACTTGTTGGTATTTGGGATCATTCTTTTGCAGACTTCATACATCTTTTGATAATTTACTGTGCACTGCCTCCATTTTCCATTTATGTTTTATCGCTATTGATCGGTATTATGCAGTATGTGAGCCTCTTCACTATGCAAACAAAATCAGCATCAGAGTGTCTTGTGTGTTTATTATTATCGGTTGGATATTGCCAGTGATATACAGTTTTGGAATGATTTACACCAAATCTAACGACCAAGGCCTAGAAGATATGGTTGCCATACTGTCATGTGAGGGTGgttgtttacttgtttttaataaGTTATGGGCATTACTGGATGCAGTTACTTTTTTTGTTCCCTGTTTTGCCATGATTGGAATATATGCGCACATTTTCAGTGTAGCTAGAAACCAAGCAAGAATGATACAAATTATGGAAAATAGAATATTTTCAGTGGacaacagtaaaaaaagaaCTCAACAGAACAGGGAACATAAAGCTGCTAAGACACTAGGTATAGTTATGGGTGTCTTTCTAATCTGCTGGGTCCCTTACTTCACTGATGAAACGATAGACGTCTATCTCAATTTTGCAACTCCTTCGGTCGTGTTTGATAGCTTAATATGGTTGGGCTATTTAAATTCGACTTTTAATCCATTAATATATGCTTTGTTCTATCCATGGTTTCGAAAAGCACTGAAACTTATTGttacatgtaaaatatttcaCCGTAATTCATCTAGAATTAAACTTTT CATTCAAAGTACAAgtcatttaaaatat GGACCTCGGCTACtggggctgagggaggtctcctttagctcatgcagctggttccctgttgcgttccgccggagacccgggttcgtcTCCCAGGTGCTGCGGGACGGAACAGATGGCGGGGGGCATGACACCGCGCGGAACCGCGACGGTCACATATTCAGCTCACGAGCTTTTAAAAACCACGTGCTGTAA
- the LOC138225460 gene encoding trace amine-associated receptor 4-like, with translation MNKSCIKEHRTVGMKVAMYFVFGLTVIFTIGGNLVVIISISHFKQLHSPNNFLVLSLATIDFLLGLIVLPFSMVRIVETCWYLGSFFCRLHTSIDILLCTASIFHLCFIALDRYYAVCEPLHYANKISIRVSCVFITIGWILPALYSFGIIYTKSNDKGLEDVAAILSCEGGCLLIFNKLWALLDAVTFFVPCFAMIGIYAHIFSVARNQARMIQIMENRIFSVDDSKKKTQQNREHKAAKTLGIVMGVFLICWVPYFTDTMIDVYLNFATPSVVFDGLIWLGYVNSTFNPLIYALFYPWFRKALKLIITCKIFHRNSSRIKLLSE, from the coding sequence ATGAACAAATCCTGTATAAAAGAGCACAGAACTGTTGGTATGAAGGTAGCTATGTATTTTGTGTTTGGTCTTACAGTCATTTTCACAATTGGTGGAAATCTTGTAGTGATTATTTCCATCTCTCACTTCAAGCAGCTTCACTCACCAAATAACTTTCTTGTTCTTTCACTGGCAACCATTGATTTTCTCTTAGGTTTAATTGTTCTCCCATTTAGCATGGTTAGAATAGTTGAAACTTGTTGGTATTTGGGATCATTCTTTTGCAGACTTCATACATCTATTGACATTTTGCTTTGCACTGCCTCCATTTTCCATTTATGTTTTATCGCTCTTGATCGGTATTATGCAGTATGTGAGCCTCTTCATTATGCAAACAAAATCAGCATCAGAGTGtcctgtgtgtttattactattGGTTGGATATTGCCAGCGTTATACAGTTTTGGAATAATTTACACCAAATCTAACGACAAAGGCCTAGAGGATGTTGCTGCCATACTATCATGTGAGGGTGGTTGTTTACTTATTTTCAATAAGTTATGGGCATTACTGGATGCAGTTACTTTTTTTGTTCCCTGTTTTGCCATGATTGGAATATATGCGCACATTTTCAGTGTAGCTAGAAACCAAGCAAGAATGATACAAATTATGGAAAATAGAATATTTTCGGTGGACGacagtaaaaagaaaactcaaCAGAACAGGGAACATAAAGCTGCTAAGACACTAGGTATAGTTATGGGTGTCTTTCTAATCTGCTGGGTCCCTTACTTCACAGATACAATGATAGACGTCTATCTCAATTTTGCAACTCCTTCAGTTGTTTTTGATGGCCTAATATGGTTGGGCTATGTAAATTCGACTTTTAATCCATTAATATATGCTTTGTTCTATCCATGGTTTCGAAAAGCACTGAAACTTATTAttacatgtaaaatatttcaCCGTAATTCATCTAGAATTAAACTTTTGTCTGAATAA